One Candidatus Nitrososphaera evergladensis SR1 genomic window carries:
- a CDS encoding DUF120 domain-containing protein — MPEIKLQHILTMVQLLSKGARHNFVEVTTADLGRNIGRSQQAASKHLLDLEMAGYIERVRRGQKFAVRVTDKGNTEIQSLFASLKSALESAPAAIDFEGSVVSGMGEGAYYMSLEGYKKQFLEKLGYEPYPGTLNVRLTDPVYMNARRELGRHPSIFLEGFSDGTRTYGWVKCYRASINDGAMENAAVLVLERTHYDDSMLEVIAPVSIKDAVGIKNGDRIKVQVRIDNNNSPHQMP; from the coding sequence ATGCCGGAAATAAAGCTGCAGCACATACTGACTATGGTGCAGCTCCTGTCAAAAGGGGCTCGCCACAATTTTGTCGAAGTGACCACCGCGGATCTTGGCAGGAATATCGGACGGTCCCAGCAGGCCGCTTCAAAGCATCTTTTGGATCTAGAGATGGCCGGCTATATAGAGCGGGTAAGGCGCGGCCAGAAATTCGCCGTGCGCGTGACTGACAAGGGCAACACCGAGATCCAGAGCTTGTTTGCATCTCTAAAATCGGCGCTAGAGTCTGCGCCTGCCGCAATCGACTTTGAAGGAAGCGTTGTTTCGGGCATGGGCGAGGGCGCCTACTACATGTCGCTTGAAGGCTACAAAAAGCAGTTCCTTGAAAAACTTGGCTACGAGCCGTATCCTGGCACGCTCAACGTGCGCCTTACAGACCCAGTGTACATGAATGCAAGGCGGGAGCTTGGGCGCCACCCGTCGATATTTCTCGAAGGCTTCTCCGACGGGACGCGCACGTACGGATGGGTAAAGTGCTACCGGGCTTCCATAAACGACGGCGCAATGGAAAACGCCGCCGTCCTTGTCCTGGAGCGCACACACTATGACGACAGTATGCTTGAAGTCATTGCGCCGGTTTCAATAAAGGACGCAGTCGGGATAAAGAACGGCGACAGGATAAAGGTGCAGGTTAGGATAGACAATAATAACAGTCCTCATCAGATGCCGTAG
- a CDS encoding Nre family DNA repair protein translates to MSLSPAEIKRRLEQNWIQFLTANSARLSMDTLDGASPPSMFVGRYGYPKVRIGPMIPPVHGDTTVYDKTEMWVGKTLEEIANLRLSLVRGVMSVNVGDTSGRYIENLQELAMSERPAESEATFEKKPLADMELDRELRLNTEAAPFGPAAPIKTFKASSLSADQKIESAFYDGDLRAKDAVMELYKKGIETSRIHRVLSVGMLGLKKNRKLVPTRWSITATDDIISANVVRQNEANESIDLFEVRQYSHLGNYYSVILIPDSIWSFEMIESWYAGDGKMATGADYEDARGLDHYPSIAGAYFAARLAVAEHLSKRRRKAAALVLREIHPEYVMPVGVWQIREGVREALKTPAKAFEGFDGALAFACSTMSQSRAEILRHSQLYRNFRSQTRITDF, encoded by the coding sequence ATGTCGTTATCGCCGGCAGAGATAAAGCGCAGACTGGAGCAGAACTGGATCCAGTTCCTTACTGCCAACTCTGCCCGGCTTTCGATGGACACGCTTGATGGCGCCAGCCCGCCGTCCATGTTTGTGGGAAGGTATGGCTATCCGAAGGTGCGAATCGGGCCGATGATACCGCCCGTGCATGGCGACACGACGGTCTATGACAAAACCGAGATGTGGGTGGGCAAGACGCTTGAAGAGATTGCCAATTTGCGCCTGTCCCTTGTGCGCGGGGTGATGAGCGTAAACGTCGGCGACACGTCAGGCCGCTACATCGAAAACCTGCAAGAGCTTGCCATGTCAGAGAGGCCTGCGGAAAGCGAGGCAACATTTGAGAAAAAGCCGCTTGCGGACATGGAGCTTGACCGCGAGCTTCGGCTGAACACGGAAGCGGCGCCCTTTGGGCCTGCCGCGCCTATCAAGACGTTCAAGGCGTCGTCGCTTTCAGCCGACCAGAAAATCGAGTCGGCGTTCTACGACGGCGACCTGCGCGCAAAAGACGCGGTGATGGAGCTTTACAAAAAGGGAATAGAGACAAGCAGGATCCACAGGGTCCTAAGCGTCGGGATGCTTGGGCTGAAAAAGAACCGCAAGCTGGTGCCGACAAGGTGGAGCATAACTGCGACTGACGACATCATCTCTGCAAACGTCGTCAGGCAGAACGAGGCAAACGAAAGCATTGACCTCTTTGAAGTGAGGCAGTATTCGCACCTTGGCAACTATTACTCTGTCATACTGATACCCGACAGCATATGGAGCTTTGAGATGATAGAATCGTGGTACGCCGGCGACGGCAAGATGGCTACCGGCGCCGATTACGAGGATGCGAGGGGCCTTGACCACTACCCTTCAATCGCCGGCGCATACTTTGCAGCGCGGCTTGCAGTCGCCGAACATCTGTCGAAAAGGCGCAGAAAGGCGGCGGCACTCGTACTGCGGGAGATCCATCCAGAGTACGTGATGCCTGTGGGAGTGTGGCAGATACGGGAAGGCGTGCGGGAGGCGCTCAAAACACCTGCAAAGGCGTTTGAAGGTTTTGATGGCGCGCTGGCGTTTGCGTGCTCGACAATGTCGCAATCAAGGGCAGAGATCCTGAGGCACAGCCAGCTGTACCGCAATTTCAGGTCGCAGACAAGGATTACCGATTTTTAA
- a CDS encoding class I SAM-dependent methyltransferase produces the protein MSKEENENNDFGGRFLQILNDGMLCLMTSVGHKTGLFDAMARLSPSTSIEIAKAAKLNERYVREWLGAMVTGRIIDYEPSTGRYSLPAAHASCLTRDAGIDNLAMFTQYIALMGNVEDDIVKCFKKGGGVPYSAFPKFQEIQAEETARVFDARLVGDILPLAQGLTGRLKSGIDVLDVGCGTGHAINLMAKAFPKSRFWGYDISREGIGAARAEAKKMKLKNAKFKIVDASKIGDREKFDLVTAFDTIHDQARPAKVLKCIHRALRKGGTFLMQDIAASSRLHENMENPLAPSLYTISTMHCMTVSLAYGGEGLGTVWGEQKAKEKLAEAGFESIDVRQVEGDILNYYYVTTKMSKDL, from the coding sequence ATGAGCAAAGAAGAGAACGAAAATAATGATTTTGGCGGCAGGTTCTTGCAGATCCTAAACGACGGCATGTTGTGCCTTATGACAAGCGTGGGCCACAAGACAGGGCTCTTTGATGCGATGGCGCGCCTTTCGCCCTCCACAAGCATCGAGATCGCAAAAGCTGCAAAACTGAACGAGAGGTACGTCAGGGAATGGCTTGGTGCAATGGTCACTGGCAGGATAATCGACTATGAACCTTCAACGGGCAGGTACAGCCTGCCGGCCGCTCACGCGTCGTGCCTTACGCGCGATGCAGGCATTGACAACCTTGCCATGTTTACGCAGTACATTGCCCTCATGGGAAACGTCGAGGACGACATTGTAAAGTGCTTTAAAAAGGGAGGAGGCGTCCCGTATTCGGCGTTTCCAAAATTCCAGGAAATCCAGGCAGAAGAGACTGCCCGCGTCTTTGATGCAAGGCTGGTAGGCGACATCCTCCCGCTTGCTCAGGGGCTGACAGGCAGGCTCAAATCAGGAATAGACGTCCTTGACGTAGGCTGCGGCACGGGCCACGCCATCAACCTTATGGCAAAGGCTTTTCCAAAGAGCAGGTTCTGGGGCTATGACATTTCAAGGGAAGGCATAGGTGCGGCAAGGGCAGAAGCAAAAAAGATGAAACTCAAAAATGCCAAGTTCAAAATAGTCGACGCATCCAAGATAGGCGACCGGGAAAAGTTTGACCTAGTAACCGCTTTTGACACGATACACGACCAGGCAAGGCCCGCCAAGGTGCTAAAGTGCATCCACAGGGCCCTTCGCAAGGGAGGCACTTTTTTGATGCAAGACATTGCCGCTTCAAGCCGCCTGCATGAAAACATGGAAAACCCGCTTGCGCCGTCGCTCTACACGATTTCCACCATGCACTGCATGACAGTGTCGCTTGCGTATGGCGGAGAGGGACTTGGCACCGTGTGGGGCGAGCAAAAAGCAAAAGAAAAGCTGGCAGAGGCGGGCTTTGAAAGTATAGACGTCAGGCAGGTGGAAGGGGACATACTGAACTACTATTACGTCACGACAAAAATGTCGAAGGATTTATAG
- a CDS encoding adenylyltransferase/cytidyltransferase family protein: protein MEPEDKSILAAIYASTLDPSVQAYDRLRAKLPVGKKFFEERIKRLAEIGMVEKNSSPPKLTFIGRDALKVVLVGGVFDLIHPGHIHTLKAAKEVGDVLVVVIARTATALKIKKDRKIYHDENLRKELVESLNFVDLALIGREGTLYDTVEFVRPDVIALGYDQAHSEKDVAENCKKRNLNVQVIRLSTPIPGSKSSKIKEELGDTIYGI, encoded by the coding sequence ATGGAGCCTGAAGACAAGTCAATACTTGCTGCAATTTACGCAAGCACGCTTGACCCTTCCGTGCAGGCGTACGACAGGCTCCGGGCAAAGCTGCCCGTGGGGAAAAAGTTCTTTGAAGAGAGGATAAAGCGCCTGGCAGAGATAGGCATGGTGGAAAAGAACAGCAGCCCGCCAAAATTGACGTTTATCGGCCGCGACGCGCTCAAGGTGGTGCTCGTAGGCGGGGTATTTGACCTGATACACCCCGGACACATCCATACGCTAAAGGCGGCAAAGGAAGTGGGCGACGTGCTTGTGGTAGTCATCGCAAGGACCGCCACTGCGCTAAAGATAAAAAAAGACCGCAAGATTTACCACGATGAAAACCTGCGTAAAGAGCTCGTAGAGTCGCTCAACTTTGTAGACCTTGCGCTCATTGGCAGGGAGGGCACTCTCTACGACACAGTCGAGTTTGTCAGGCCGGACGTGATTGCGCTTGGCTACGACCAGGCGCACAGCGAAAAGGATGTTGCAGAAAACTGCAAAAAGCGCAACCTCAACGTACAGGTGATCAGGCTGTCGACTCCGATACCGGGGTCAAAGTCGTCCAAGATAAAGGAAGAGCTTGGCGACACCATCTACGGCATCTGA
- a CDS encoding type 1 glutamine amidotransferase, protein MKKKVLSIQNVACETLGTLEGMFRKDGLAVENISAQEDGVPARSSGYSAIVVLGGPMAVYDNLPYLQKEQDLIRDAIKNDVPVLGVCLGSQLIAQAAGGRVFKGRKKEIGWHDVLLSPQGKASLFSGISEKKMRVFQWHGDTYELPRDATVLAYTDLYPQAFKVGSAIGVQFHLEVDERLIRTWMKEYDAEVRAEKIDAKRSILPAAGDLSELEKKCQVVYRNFTAMLR, encoded by the coding sequence TTGAAGAAGAAGGTCCTTTCCATCCAGAACGTTGCGTGCGAGACGCTAGGCACGCTTGAGGGCATGTTCAGAAAGGACGGCTTGGCGGTCGAAAACATCAGTGCGCAAGAAGACGGCGTGCCTGCCAGGTCATCCGGTTATTCTGCAATCGTCGTTCTTGGAGGCCCGATGGCAGTCTACGACAATCTTCCGTATCTGCAAAAAGAGCAGGACCTGATAAGGGACGCAATCAAGAACGATGTGCCGGTTCTTGGGGTATGCCTTGGGTCGCAGCTGATAGCGCAGGCAGCCGGCGGGCGGGTGTTCAAGGGCAGAAAAAAAGAGATAGGATGGCACGATGTCCTCCTGTCGCCTCAGGGAAAGGCAAGTCTGTTCTCTGGCATCAGCGAGAAAAAGATGAGAGTATTCCAGTGGCACGGCGACACGTACGAACTACCCAGAGATGCGACGGTTCTGGCATACACCGACCTCTATCCGCAGGCGTTCAAGGTAGGAAGCGCCATAGGCGTCCAGTTCCACCTAGAAGTTGACGAGCGCCTCATAAGGACATGGATGAAGGAATACGACGCAGAGGTAAGGGCTGAAAAAATAGACGCAAAAAGAAGCATCCTTCCGGCCGCAGGTGACCTGTCGGAACTTGAAAAAAAGTGCCAGGTTGTGTATAGAAACTTTACAGCGATGCTTAGGTAA
- the dnaG gene encoding DNA primase DnaG: MPSTGIVKYHVKLKFEVDGLVEKADIIGAIFGQTEGLLGPEMNLNELQKVSKVGRIEVNVETKGNVAKGDALIPMSTDISTAALIAAAIESIDKVGPFQAKFQLMGIDDIRAIKKKVIVDRAKKIVQDWATKTISEGEEMLKDVYDASKPGKLTAYGKAQLACGTGVFDSEWIILVEGRADVINLLRAGYDNAIAIEGAKIDETVVKLTEGKKVIAFLDGDRAGDLILKELAGVVKIDKVLRAPTGREVEECTPLEVSEILKDAYSVDVSAAPHQQELPPVQQEERRHERRDRDDRGGGYGGRRDRDRGGYGGRRDRDRGGYRDRDRGGYRDRDDRGGGYGGRRDDYQDREESYSHGPSQQEEPAQAPVTPGQPSAAAANDAPELLTAIRDVYPQINETLEAVILDGSMKQLLKVPVSEVIKRLDSAEGAKYLVIDGIVTQRLVEAADKAGIEYVVGHRTTGVKPSDIKVRTFGDVGITN, translated from the coding sequence TTGCCTAGCACAGGAATCGTAAAGTATCATGTTAAGCTAAAGTTTGAAGTTGATGGTTTGGTCGAGAAGGCCGACATTATCGGTGCTATTTTTGGACAGACCGAAGGTCTCCTTGGACCTGAGATGAACCTCAACGAACTGCAAAAAGTATCAAAGGTTGGACGAATTGAAGTAAACGTCGAGACAAAGGGCAACGTGGCCAAGGGCGACGCGCTGATACCCATGAGCACCGACATCTCTACCGCCGCGCTTATCGCTGCGGCCATAGAGAGCATCGACAAGGTCGGCCCGTTCCAGGCCAAGTTCCAGCTGATGGGCATCGACGACATCCGCGCCATCAAGAAAAAGGTCATTGTCGACAGGGCCAAGAAAATAGTCCAGGACTGGGCGACCAAGACCATATCGGAGGGCGAGGAGATGCTCAAGGACGTCTATGATGCAAGCAAGCCCGGCAAGCTCACCGCCTACGGCAAGGCGCAGCTTGCGTGCGGAACAGGAGTTTTTGATTCAGAGTGGATAATACTCGTGGAAGGGCGCGCAGACGTCATCAACCTGCTTCGCGCTGGCTATGACAACGCGATTGCCATCGAGGGCGCCAAGATTGACGAGACTGTCGTAAAACTGACGGAAGGCAAGAAGGTGATTGCCTTCCTTGACGGCGACAGGGCTGGCGACCTCATACTCAAAGAGCTGGCAGGCGTAGTCAAGATCGACAAAGTCCTCCGGGCACCTACTGGAAGAGAAGTGGAAGAATGCACGCCTCTTGAGGTTTCCGAGATACTAAAGGACGCTTACTCTGTTGACGTTTCTGCAGCACCTCATCAGCAAGAGCTGCCGCCTGTGCAGCAAGAAGAGCGCAGGCACGAGCGCCGCGACCGCGACGATCGTGGCGGCGGCTATGGTGGAAGGAGGGACCGCGACCGCGGCGGCTATGGTGGAAGGAGGGACCGCGACCGCGGCGGCTACCGCGACAGAGATAGAGGTGGCTACCGAGACCGCGACGATCGTGGCGGCGGCTATGGTGGAAGGAGGGACGACTATCAGGACCGAGAAGAGTCCTACTCCCACGGCCCTTCACAGCAGGAAGAGCCTGCACAAGCCCCAGTAACGCCAGGACAGCCATCTGCAGCAGCGGCAAACGATGCGCCAGAGCTCTTGACTGCAATCCGCGATGTGTATCCGCAGATAAACGAGACGCTGGAGGCAGTGATACTCGATGGCTCGATGAAGCAGCTGCTAAAGGTTCCAGTATCTGAGGTAATCAAGAGGCTGGATTCTGCCGAAGGTGCCAAGTACCTTGTCATCGACGGCATTGTGACCCAGAGGCTCGTCGAGGCTGCCGACAAGGCAGGCATCGAGTACGTCGTGGGTCACAGGACAACAGGAGTCAAGCCAAGCGACATCAAGGTGCGGACCTTTGGCGACGTGGGCATCACGAACTAA
- a CDS encoding toprim domain-containing protein gives MGYQANDEQVLEKLRHFVGMLNEESERGSVIVVEGRRDAEALSSIGFTGSPAVFHNFKGIADFVDCHGHGKNKIILLLDMDRTGKYLTSRLFSNLQSRRNHVSLFYKHALAKITNGKVRHVEDLSTYAQQMAGVTGARKDLYFYT, from the coding sequence ATGGGCTATCAGGCAAACGATGAGCAAGTCCTTGAGAAGCTGAGGCATTTTGTTGGTATGCTAAACGAAGAGTCTGAACGGGGTTCTGTAATTGTCGTGGAGGGCAGGCGCGACGCCGAGGCGCTCTCAAGCATCGGCTTTACGGGGAGCCCGGCCGTGTTCCACAATTTCAAGGGCATTGCCGACTTTGTCGATTGCCACGGCCATGGAAAAAACAAGATAATCCTGCTCCTTGACATGGACAGGACGGGCAAGTACCTCACAAGCAGGCTCTTCTCAAACCTCCAGTCACGCAGGAACCATGTCAGCCTCTTTTACAAACACGCGCTTGCCAAGATAACAAACGGCAAGGTGAGGCACGTTGAGGACCTGTCTACGTACGCCCAGCAGATGGCCGGCGTAACTGGCGCCCGCAAGGACCTTTACTTTTACACCTGA
- a CDS encoding YqaA family protein produces the protein MVDITDLLFPLDGELGYLGIFLVSFVGSIIVFVPVPYFPIILAAALSDKFDPHMIAIVSALGTVIAKTIIFFASYYGRKMLSQQTQKRMLPLQRLVSKYGWPGAFVAAATPVPDDIVYIPLGLARYSPWKFALSTFAGKVVMNEAIVWSTVFLGRPLVQDVVSGTDNTTLAIITVASIAAMGLIIYYSLKIDWGKLIGRWFPWAVKEDDEEEKEKTKDGAEKKKD, from the coding sequence TTGGTCGACATCACAGACCTATTGTTCCCGCTCGATGGCGAACTGGGATACCTCGGTATCTTTCTGGTAAGCTTTGTCGGGAGCATCATCGTGTTCGTGCCTGTTCCATACTTTCCGATAATCCTTGCGGCCGCGCTCAGCGACAAGTTTGACCCTCACATGATAGCCATAGTGAGCGCGCTTGGCACTGTCATAGCCAAGACCATCATATTTTTTGCCAGCTATTACGGCCGTAAAATGCTCAGCCAGCAGACGCAAAAGCGTATGCTTCCCTTGCAGAGGCTTGTAAGCAAGTACGGGTGGCCGGGAGCCTTTGTAGCTGCCGCAACTCCTGTACCTGATGACATCGTCTACATACCCCTTGGCCTTGCGCGGTACAGCCCGTGGAAGTTTGCGCTTTCTACGTTTGCGGGCAAGGTGGTGATGAACGAAGCAATAGTGTGGAGCACGGTCTTTCTTGGCCGGCCGCTTGTGCAGGATGTCGTGTCAGGCACGGACAACACGACGCTTGCAATAATCACGGTGGCAAGCATTGCGGCCATGGGCCTGATAATCTACTACTCGCTCAAGATAGACTGGGGAAAACTCATCGGCAGGTGGTTCCCCTGGGCCGTCAAGGAAGATGATGAAGAAGAAAAGGAAAAGACCAAAGATGGCGCTGAAAAGAAGAAGGACTAG
- the proS gene encoding proline--tRNA ligase → MSSQPPKEAVGITAKKSDDFSEWYTQVVMKAGLADYAPVKGFIVLRPYGYAVWESIRDILDRRFKETGHQNGFLPVLIPEGLLSKEEDHFAGFTPEVFWVTQAGNNDLGERLALRPTSETLAYSIFAKWITSYRDLPLKINFWNTALRAEIKATKPFIRTSEFLWQEGHTVHATEDDAEQEVMSILSIYRELIEDHLAVPAVRGFKSDKEKFVGAKYTTTLEGMMADGKALQMGTSHHLAQNFSKPFEIKYLGKDTKEHLAWQTSWGVSWRLIGAIIMVHGDDKGLILPPKIAPIQVVIVPIHKDKDAQAVKEKANEIAQELKNAGIRVHVDDRDEYTSGWKFNEWELKGVPLRINIGARDIEKGQVEFARRDIRDNKIQSPRTSLVDKTNELLEEVQKSLFSKAKALLDGYISSPASYPEFRSIIEGKGGFARAGWCGDQKCELAVKEETGADIRVIPFDQDGMPEKCIYCGQAAKKVAMFGRAY, encoded by the coding sequence TTGAGTTCCCAGCCGCCAAAGGAAGCAGTGGGCATCACGGCCAAAAAGAGCGACGATTTCAGCGAATGGTACACGCAGGTGGTGATGAAGGCTGGCCTTGCCGACTATGCGCCAGTCAAGGGCTTTATCGTTCTTCGGCCTTATGGCTATGCCGTCTGGGAGTCAATACGCGACATTCTTGACAGGCGATTCAAAGAAACCGGCCACCAGAACGGCTTTCTTCCCGTGCTGATACCTGAAGGCCTGCTTTCAAAGGAGGAGGACCACTTTGCAGGCTTTACCCCCGAAGTGTTCTGGGTAACGCAAGCCGGCAACAACGACCTTGGAGAAAGGCTTGCCCTGCGCCCCACCTCTGAAACACTGGCGTACTCGATATTTGCAAAGTGGATAACAAGCTACCGCGATCTTCCACTAAAGATCAATTTCTGGAACACTGCCCTTCGCGCCGAAATAAAGGCGACCAAGCCGTTCATACGCACGTCAGAGTTTCTCTGGCAGGAAGGCCACACCGTGCACGCAACCGAGGACGACGCCGAGCAGGAAGTGATGTCGATACTTTCCATCTATCGCGAGCTTATCGAGGATCATCTTGCCGTTCCTGCGGTCCGTGGCTTTAAAAGCGACAAGGAAAAGTTTGTCGGCGCAAAATACACGACAACGCTTGAAGGCATGATGGCCGACGGCAAGGCGCTCCAGATGGGAACGTCGCACCACCTCGCCCAGAACTTTTCAAAACCGTTTGAGATAAAGTACCTCGGCAAGGACACAAAGGAGCACCTTGCATGGCAAACTTCGTGGGGAGTCTCGTGGCGCCTCATCGGGGCGATAATCATGGTGCACGGCGACGACAAAGGCCTGATACTGCCGCCCAAGATTGCGCCAATACAGGTTGTTATCGTGCCTATACACAAGGACAAGGACGCGCAGGCAGTCAAGGAAAAGGCAAACGAAATAGCGCAAGAGCTGAAGAATGCTGGAATCCGCGTGCACGTTGACGACCGCGACGAGTACACGTCCGGCTGGAAGTTCAACGAGTGGGAGCTAAAGGGCGTGCCGCTCCGCATCAACATTGGTGCTAGAGACATTGAAAAGGGGCAGGTCGAGTTTGCCAGGCGCGATATTCGTGACAACAAAATCCAGTCGCCGCGTACGAGCCTTGTCGACAAGACAAACGAGCTTTTAGAAGAGGTGCAAAAGAGCCTCTTTTCCAAGGCAAAAGCACTCCTTGACGGCTACATTTCAAGCCCGGCAAGCTACCCTGAATTTCGGTCAATAATCGAGGGCAAGGGTGGCTTTGCTCGTGCAGGCTGGTGCGGAGACCAAAAATGCGAGCTGGCCGTAAAAGAGGAGACAGGGGCCGACATTCGCGTCATCCCATTTGACCAGGACGGCATGCCTGAAAAATGCATCTACTGCGGGCAGGCTGCCAAGAAGGTCGCCATGTTTGGAAGGGCATACTAA